A region of Ursus arctos isolate Adak ecotype North America unplaced genomic scaffold, UrsArc2.0 scaffold_31, whole genome shotgun sequence DNA encodes the following proteins:
- the LOC130542242 gene encoding endogenous retrovirus group V member 2 Env polyprotein-like, translated as MMGLMKWALLLALLLGMSWEENNKVGETWKENSVVNFSSIVASGNNLSNCWICHPHPQDGAPKFQFVPINEDITLTLTSGPVRSTPLLIVELDGRDDMRCVRLTDSWNQTGLQVKRPLLCKEQGQPCCPCRTDTCLTNVGSSPSIYPMSFSSSSSSCTPNQTHWCVDSSLLSPGDQPNFSCTYWKGTAAPSWRLTYQTPSAFDSQEGIEEDSELGGGPLDGGPLSPGCKSTPSWGLLLRSWFNSSSPRQACTPPGYLFLCGPPQNKLPYEGSPNSSFSWPLRAVAYSCVDNVHFRGECTLGRLGPKGLGATVYNVTSQSRRKRALSLILAATGEGGGLAAPWRGFAYRETTLKHLTQVIENLATNTGDSFEGLQESLDSLANVVLDSRLALDYLLAKQGGVCAPVNDTCCTYINDSGEVELNIQEIDRQARWLRVFNNHDAQTQWDSNRFSMPSIA; from the coding sequence ATGATGGGACTGATGAAGTGGGCTCTTCTCTTGGCCCTTCTCCTGGGGATGAGttgggaagaaaataacaaagtggGGGAAACCTGGAAAGAAAACTCAGTTGTCAACTTTTCTAGCATTGTGGCCTCGGGAAATAATCTCTCTAATTGTTGGATCTGTCATCCTCACCCACAAGATGGGGCTCCTAAGTTCCAGTTTGTACCTATAAATGAGGATATTACTCTCACCTTGACTTCCGGTCCTGTTAGGAGCACACCTCTTCTAATAGTAGAACTCGATGGTCGTGATGATATGAGATGTGTCAGGCTTACAGACTCTTGGAACCAAACCGGTCTCCAGGTTAAGCGGCCTCTTCTCTGTAAAGAACAAGGACAGCCCTGTTGCCCCTGCCGGACAGATACCTGCCTTACCAATGTGGGAAGCTCGCCCTCCATTTACCCTATGTCATTTTCCTCTTCAAGCTCTTCATGTACCCCCAACCAGACCCACTGGTGTGTGGACTCGTCTCTACTCTCCCCAGGTGACCAACCTAACTTCTCCTGTACATACTGGAAAGGAACAGCAGCCCCTTCCTGGAGGCTCACCTATCAGACCCCATCTGCCTTCGATAGCCAGGAGGGAATAGAAGAGGATTCAGAGCTTGGTGGGGGGCCACTGGACGGAGGGCCCCTGTCCCCCGGATGCAAAAGTACACCTAGCTGGGGTCTCCTTTTACGAAGCTGGTTTAATTCCTCTTCACCCCGCCAAGCTTGCACCCCACCTGGGTATCTGTTTCTCTGCGGTCCACCACAAAATAAACTCCCCTATGAAGGGAGCCCTAATTCCTCCTTCTCTTGGCCTCTTCGGGCAGTGGCCTATTCATGTGTAGATAATGTTCACTTCCGGGGAGAATGCACTTTGGGACGATTGGGCCCTAAAGGATTAGGCGCCACTGTATATAATGTCACCTCTCAAAGCAGACGTAAGAGAGCGCTCAGTCTCATCTTGGCAGCAACGGGGGAAGGCGGAGGACTGGCTGCCCCCTGGCGAGGGTTTGCTTATCGTGAAACAACCTTAAAACACCTTACCCAGGTCATAGAAAACCTGGCCACAAACACCGGTGACAGCTTCGAGGGCCTTCAGGAGTCCCTGGATTCCTTGGCTAATGTCGTACTTGACAGTCGGTTAGCTCTGGATTATCTTCTGGCCAAACAAGGGGGTGTCTGTGCCCCAGTCAACGACACTTGCTGTACCTACATCAACGACTCTGGGGAAGTCGAACTAAATATCCAGGAGATTGACAGACAAGCCAGGTGGTTGCGTGTGTTCAATAATCACGATGCCCAAACTCAGTGGGACTCGAATAGATTCTCTATGCCCAGCATTGCATGA